Proteins from a genomic interval of Salinivibrio kushneri:
- a CDS encoding GNAT family N-acetyltransferase, translating to MTNTTLEAGLFPLTTPRLSMRPMIKADWPLFHRLHTDNAVIAQCFDPMPLDEIETRFEQRLTPWSPDAKHWLCLVIVETATQTPIGVTGFLLEQDVAEVGYLLLPPYHGRGYGTESLQAVTDFAIHRVGARIINATVTAGNLASARVLEKVWFQLSRIDPDAFAIGGVCYDDWIYTYTAA from the coding sequence ATGACAAATACAACACTGGAAGCGGGCCTGTTTCCGTTGACAACCCCACGCCTGAGCATGCGGCCAATGATCAAAGCGGACTGGCCGTTGTTCCACCGCCTACACACAGACAATGCCGTGATTGCGCAATGTTTTGATCCTATGCCACTGGATGAGATTGAAACCCGATTTGAGCAACGGCTTACGCCCTGGTCTCCTGACGCTAAGCATTGGTTGTGTTTGGTAATCGTAGAGACGGCGACGCAAACGCCAATCGGCGTCACCGGCTTTTTGCTTGAGCAGGATGTTGCTGAAGTCGGCTATTTACTGTTGCCGCCTTATCACGGGCGTGGTTATGGGACTGAGTCTTTGCAGGCCGTCACCGATTTTGCCATCCATCGTGTTGGTGCGCGAATCATCAATGCGACGGTGACCGCTGGCAATCTTGCCTCTGCGCGTGTGCTAGAAAAGGTATGGTTTCAACTCAGTCGTATTGACCCCGATGCCTTTG